GTACTAACCCCAAACATGAAATCAAACACTTTATCATACactataacaaattatttcacatccacactttttaaagattatgatAACTTAAAGGAATaccattaatttaataataatatgtaatttaagtAGAATTACTCATAAATATACGCTCAAAATGGCAACTCACGAACCAATCGTCTCTGCTTGTGCGTTTACAATACTGATGTTAAGACTTTGTGGTCAAAATAACAActgtaaaatcaaaaatttctatcgctttcttgataaaataaacaataaataaatcaagtatataatgtaaatcaattatatatgaaagtagtctttattatgttattaatatatataatataaaatttgaaaattattatgtcgcatattgaaattgattaagGTATGTAAAATCCGGCAGTCACAGGTCGGAGCGCCACTAGTGTCATGGCCTTTTCCTGTTCACTCTTACTCCTAAGAAGACGTGAACGAAAGTTATATGGTAAGGAATTCGAAAGTTCGATGTCTTTACCCGACCGGTTGTGTTAAAAAAggtgatattgaaaaatattaaaaatttatgaaaagtaattcgtgatcaaaatatataatacgctCTAGAATTTATCAGTTAAAAGTGTTCTCGGTCGACCACATGGCCACATGTCTTTATGATACTCATATACGTTTCATATCAACAAAGTTATGGCGTTTCATAAATACAttcaaaacaattataaatgtcaaatcgaaaagaaattggGTCTAATGTGCATGTTATTTCAAGTTTTctgttttgttataatttgtgTCAAATTTTGCATTTGAACTGAACaatgtttatatatcttttattcattttatttctttttcttcttaacaatgtattatattaattatcatacgacgtgtataaagattatttgaatccgtgaaaaattatttttgaagtatattcgatagttaataatatttttctaaggaataattattatttgagcATTCTGTAatcaatacatatttttttttttcacaatatatatttttctttatcctttgatattaaagataatttgcaACACATGACAatctattaaattcttaattaataaatatattatatttccattttatttatcatacacaaatacattaattaagattgatatcatcaaaataatccataaaaatatatataacataagtttttaataataatttatattttatagataaatcatGGCTGAAATGGAAACATACGATGATATAGTGGTACCTACCACAACGACATTACCAGTGGCCCTTTCTGCAGAACTacctgaaattaaattatttggcCGCTGGAATTGTGATGATGTACAAGTAAATGATATGTCTTTACAAGATTATATTGCcgttaaagagaaaaatgcaaaatatttaccaCATTCTGCTGGACGTTATGCTGCAAAAAGATTTCGAAAAGCTCAATGTCCTATAGTCGAACGTTTGACAAACTCTTTAATGATGCATGGTAGAAATaatgggaaaaaattaatggcAGTGAGAATTGTAAAACATGCCTTTGAAATAATTCACCTACTCACGGGTGATAATCCTTTAcaggtaattaatattttaaattattatttttacattcttaTGTGGAAGttacaataaaaatgcatttatgTTTGAATAAAGGTTCTTGTGACTGCTATCATTAATTCTGGACCTAGAGAAGATTCTACGCGTATTGGTCGCGCTGGTACAGTTAGGAGACAGGCGGTGGACGTTTCTCCATTACGACGAGTAAATCAGGCTATTTGGTTGTTATGTACAGGTGCTAGGGAAGCTGCGTTCCGTAATATTAAAACCATCGCCGAATGTTTAGCCGATGAACTCATTAATGCTGCCAAAGGTTCGTCTAACTCTTAcgcgattaaaaagaaagacgaACTCGAACGTGTTGCTAAATCTAATCGATAAATATGTTCATtcgtataaaaacataaaaataaatgatctatctttaaaacgaattttgttatatatatatatatataccccatttctttcattaaaattattcattaatgttattaatgaatcatgacaggaaagagaaaatcaaACGTactaattagaatttaattttatgaaaatttaattatatgaaaatgaaaaaataaaattgaaaatcgattcaagaaaaaaatataaataattagaaattaattttgtatatggtTACATATGTCAAATATGATTGGTAGTTTATTCGGTAACGGTGGTGCCGTGATGCAGTGTTACCACTACAGAAAATGTATCGTAATAATTCCGACATTGACTCGAATCGTATGGTCGCGTAAttggtttttattttaagcggATCGTACGTGTACGATCATGTCAAATATACTGAAAAAGGTAAGAcgttcatataattaaatgtaatggataacaattgaataatttttttatttccgaaATATGATCTTATCATCTCCTTCAAAACATaaccaaattattaatatataataatatagtatagtcaatatttataacattcaaTGATGtttttcgattcattttatttgaacatGGTATCTATTTATTCGTAGACAACAGGATTAACGGGACTCGCTGTGTCCTCGAATCCTCGTTTGGAACTTAGTGTATTATACGATAGAATTTTGCGACTTTCAACTCATTTGCCGAAGgaatatatttacagaaaGTCTGTCGAGAATTTGGCGAAGGAAAGAATCAATATCGTGAAAGAGGTAATTTTTcacttaaaaattgttttgttgTACTCTGCATGAAAGATGTTTGaagtagatttttatattgaatcgaATTATTGTTCAAACTATTGATGTGGCATACTTAACATTACAGAATGAAAATGTTGCCgttatagaagaaaagataaatcaaGGACAAgtagaagaattaataaatcatgcgaaaaatgaaatattcttgaTACAAGAGATAATTGAACAGCGACCATGGGAAAACTTGTTGGAGAAAGCACCACCACATCAATGGACTTGGCCAgcttacaaataattttaattgtttttaatgtatttgtaaATAGTATTGAATAAGCTTGTTTCTATgcttatcaatttttgatgtaatccaattgtagattaaattacGTATCTATATATCACATAGCCAACAATTGTGTTCATTTGTAGCTTTCCTAATATGAGATGAATATAGAGGTTaactctatataatatttgtaattggtTCACATTCGACTGATAATATTTCCGAGAAGTTGAACAACGAACGGAGAAAGtcagaaaatttgttaattcgaATGTTTGGTGGAAAAAAGTGGCGAAACGTTGAATGGCAACACCTACTAGATGGAACGGAGAAACAGTCACATGACACACTCGAATAGAAGCTACGTTGAAAGGAATGCAGCAAGGAAAAAGATACGAAGGAAGGTAGGGGAAAGGACAATGTTATACGTTGCACAGTTAGAAGAAAAGGATGCAGATATGGTAGGCAGGTTGGTAGATAGATGAAACACGAGCAATGGTAGGAGAACGGTTTTAACAAACGTTCGCAGGGGTGGGGATTCGAGAGCCGCCGTTGCCGCCGCCACCGTCGCTCAGTTCCGATTTCGCGTCGCGTTCGAGGATAAGGACCGCGCGGATCGCACTCTCTTTCGAGTCGTCTAATCATCTGGACGTTGTGTGCAGTTCTACGGTTTCACACtttgttttcttcttcctctttttccttctttttccctttctttttccccccttctGTCGTCATACTTTCCTCTTCCAACTTTCCTGTCTTCACATTCTTATTCCGCttctcattctttttttcgtcgatACCTACTTTCTCATTCACTTCTCTATCCgattttcgttcgaaatatAACAACGTTCGCTATTGTGACACAGGTGCAGATATCAAAAGTACATTTATAGTATCGCGTAgtcaagatatttaaaattaacgttAGAAAGATGTGCGTGTGTTATAACACGCGTGAAACAAAAAACGAATCtctagaataataaaaatcgattaatcaaacatcgcataatttaacttttatgttACCTGCTGTCCATAACTCTATATCGTCGTGTTAATTAAAACAAGTAAGTACGTACATAGATGTaagtataataagtaaaacaaTCGACATATCTAAcaacatgtatatatttatttattataatcgataatcgtaatccataaattttcaatttcgatgaataatatgatatatatatatatatatatatatatatatatatcatattaaaaattatcaatatatgaaGTTCaagcaataacaataattataatatataataaaaagcaaaTCTTTGAAGTGTTGTTTAATTAAAGGAATGAATTTTCTATGAACTTCAGTTTAGATAGAAGATAGAAACGTGTTACGAGAGAAAAGATGTTTgtcaaatttgtaaaaaaatgtgtaaCTGAAATGGACGCTAACGAACGCA
This DNA window, taken from Apis cerana isolate GH-2021 linkage group LG5, AcerK_1.0, whole genome shotgun sequence, encodes the following:
- the LOC107998344 gene encoding small ribosomal subunit protein uS7 — translated: MAEMETYDDIVVPTTTTLPVALSAELPEIKLFGRWNCDDVQVNDMSLQDYIAVKEKNAKYLPHSAGRYAAKRFRKAQCPIVERLTNSLMMHGRNNGKKLMAVRIVKHAFEIIHLLTGDNPLQVLVTAIINSGPREDSTRIGRAGTVRRQAVDVSPLRRVNQAIWLLCTGAREAAFRNIKTIAECLADELINAAKGSSNSYAIKKKDELERVAKSNR
- the LOC107998357 gene encoding NADH dehydrogenase [ubiquinone] 1 alpha subcomplex subunit 5, with amino-acid sequence MSNILKKTTGLTGLAVSSNPRLELSVLYDRILRLSTHLPKEYIYRKSVENLAKERINIVKENENVAVIEEKINQGQVEELINHAKNEIFLIQEIIEQRPWENLLEKAPPHQWTWPAYK